Proteins encoded within one genomic window of Dermatophilus congolensis:
- a CDS encoding NADH-quinone oxidoreductase subunit A, with product MNPYVPILFFFFLGIAFAAFSVFGFQLLGPKRYNAAKLQSYECGIQPSPHAEQGGRVPVKFYTTAMLFIIFDVEVLFMFPFVVAFDQLGLFALIEIVLFVASILITYVFIWRRGGLEWD from the coding sequence ATGAACCCTTATGTGCCGATCCTGTTCTTCTTTTTCCTCGGTATCGCGTTCGCGGCTTTTTCCGTGTTTGGGTTCCAGCTTTTAGGACCCAAGCGGTACAACGCAGCAAAGCTGCAGTCATACGAATGCGGTATTCAACCGTCACCGCACGCAGAGCAGGGTGGGCGTGTGCCGGTGAAGTTCTACACAACGGCGATGCTGTTCATCATCTTCGACGTCGAGGTGCTGTTCATGTTCCCGTTCGTGGTCGCCTTTGACCAGTTAGGGCTGTTCGCCCTCATCGAGATCGTGCTTTTCGTGGCATCGATTCTCATCACCTACGTATTCATCTGGCGCCGCGGCGGACTGGAGTGGGACTGA
- a CDS encoding NADH-quinone oxidoreductase subunit C — protein sequence MTENTPHGALTDEENLPTRTEDQYGPLKRGQRQGMFHASTGDTSGYGGLITPKLFPGPSPRPYGGWFDTVADALAEALRQAGGPSYEEAIEAVVIDRGEMTVMVRREHLLAVARQLRDFPELRFELCGGVNGVHFPQETGRELHAVTHFTSITHGCRRIRVEVTCPDSDPHIPSIVEVYPANTWHERETWDFFGIIFDGHPALTRILMPDDWPGHPQRKDYPLGGIPVEYKGATTPPPDQRRSYN from the coding sequence ATGACGGAGAACACCCCCCACGGTGCCCTCACCGACGAGGAGAACCTCCCCACTCGCACTGAAGACCAATACGGTCCGCTCAAGCGAGGCCAACGGCAGGGCATGTTCCACGCCAGCACCGGTGACACCTCCGGGTATGGCGGGCTCATCACACCGAAACTGTTCCCCGGCCCCTCACCCCGGCCATACGGCGGCTGGTTCGACACCGTCGCCGACGCGCTCGCTGAGGCACTGCGTCAAGCAGGTGGGCCCTCGTATGAGGAAGCAATCGAAGCGGTTGTGATCGATCGCGGCGAAATGACCGTGATGGTGCGCCGCGAGCACCTGCTCGCTGTGGCCCGGCAACTCCGTGACTTTCCCGAGCTGCGGTTTGAACTGTGCGGTGGAGTCAACGGTGTCCACTTCCCGCAAGAGACGGGACGTGAACTGCACGCCGTCACCCACTTCACTTCCATCACGCATGGATGCCGCCGCATCCGGGTTGAAGTGACCTGCCCCGACAGCGACCCCCACATTCCCTCCATCGTCGAGGTGTACCCCGCCAACACCTGGCACGAGCGTGAAACCTGGGACTTCTTCGGGATCATCTTCGATGGCCACCCGGCCTTGACCCGCATCCTTATGCCCGACGACTGGCCGGGCCACCCCCAGCGGAAGGACTACCCGCTGGGCGGAATTCCTGTCGAGTACAAAGGCGCAACCACACCACCCCCAGACCAGCGGAGGTCGTACAACTGA
- a CDS encoding NADH-quinone oxidoreductase subunit G translates to MTAQNTAGVENVTVTIDGVEVSVPKGSLIIRAAEQVGIEIPRFCDHPLLDPAGACRQCLVDVAMPGRDGEVRKMPKPQAACTMTVMEGMEVQTQQTSPVAKKAQEGVMEFLLINHPLDCPVCDKGGECPLQNQAMSTGRPVSRFTDIKRTYSKPVGISAQVLLDRERCVLCQRCTRFSDQIAGDPFIALVERGAQQQIGIFQDQPFQSYFSGNTVQICPVGALTGAMYRFRSRPFDLVSTPSTCEHCAAGCAQRTDHRRGVVLRRMAANDPVVNEEWNCDKGRWAFQYGAASDRIEYPLVRDASGQLREASWPEALAVAADGLSAALGRSGAGILPGGRLTREDAYAYGKFARVVAGTNDIDFRARQTSEEESNFLASSIAGRCPAEGALTYTDLENATSVLLVGLEPEDECPMVFLRLRKAARKKGLKVYSIAPFASRGLEKMFGTLIEAAPGTEAEVIEAMSTGHPDLGKYADIMSKDAIILVGERLAGVTGALSTVRAFADKIGARLAWIPRRAGERSALEAGALGSVLPGGRPILENIARSFVQNVWQITKLPTNPGRSTGQILRAAAHGELDALLVGGVELADLPETDVARTAMERAFVVSLEIRRSDVTDLADVVFPVSAIAERNGTFVNWEGRPRQTQASLNSRHMADHRVLDMLATEMGHEIGTATLELVRNELAEFDPWSGPRAPFPAVAPIGLNRIPAGDAILATWRQLLDLGRMQDGDPFLADTARDTVARLSAGTASTFGVTDGDYIKISTDTGSIELPLIVTDMVDNVVWVPANSGGSQVHTMLGASAGDVVHLAAGEPKSAEPTPATAGKEGVA, encoded by the coding sequence ATGACAGCCCAGAACACTGCAGGCGTCGAGAACGTCACTGTGACAATCGACGGCGTCGAGGTGAGCGTCCCCAAGGGGTCCCTGATTATTCGTGCAGCCGAACAAGTCGGGATTGAAATCCCACGGTTCTGCGACCACCCACTGCTTGACCCTGCCGGTGCCTGCCGTCAGTGCCTTGTTGACGTGGCCATGCCAGGCCGCGACGGCGAAGTCCGCAAAATGCCTAAACCCCAAGCCGCCTGCACCATGACGGTGATGGAGGGCATGGAAGTCCAAACCCAGCAGACCTCCCCTGTAGCCAAAAAAGCGCAGGAAGGTGTGATGGAGTTCCTGCTCATCAACCACCCGCTGGATTGCCCAGTCTGTGACAAGGGCGGGGAGTGCCCGCTGCAGAACCAGGCAATGTCTACCGGCCGGCCTGTTTCCCGGTTCACCGACATCAAACGCACTTATTCCAAACCTGTCGGTATCTCTGCACAGGTGCTGCTGGACCGCGAACGGTGCGTGCTGTGCCAACGCTGTACGCGTTTTTCTGACCAGATCGCCGGTGACCCGTTCATCGCTTTGGTTGAGCGAGGCGCGCAGCAACAGATCGGTATTTTCCAGGACCAGCCGTTCCAGTCCTACTTCTCCGGCAACACGGTGCAGATCTGCCCGGTAGGTGCTTTGACTGGTGCCATGTACCGGTTCAGGTCACGGCCGTTTGACCTGGTGTCTACGCCGAGCACATGTGAGCACTGCGCAGCTGGCTGCGCGCAGCGCACCGACCACCGTCGAGGTGTGGTGTTGCGTCGCATGGCAGCAAATGATCCGGTGGTTAATGAGGAATGGAACTGCGACAAGGGGCGCTGGGCATTCCAATACGGCGCTGCTTCAGACCGCATCGAGTACCCGCTGGTTCGTGATGCTTCTGGACAGTTGCGTGAAGCGAGCTGGCCTGAAGCGTTGGCTGTGGCAGCCGATGGGTTGTCTGCTGCGCTGGGACGCAGTGGCGCTGGGATCCTGCCCGGTGGCCGACTCACCCGCGAAGATGCCTACGCATACGGGAAATTCGCGCGAGTGGTGGCCGGCACTAATGACATCGACTTCAGAGCCAGGCAGACCAGCGAGGAGGAAAGCAATTTCCTAGCCTCCAGCATCGCTGGTCGCTGCCCAGCCGAAGGCGCCCTCACCTACACCGACCTGGAAAACGCCACCTCAGTGCTGCTGGTTGGTCTTGAACCAGAAGACGAATGCCCCATGGTTTTCCTGCGGCTGCGTAAAGCGGCCCGCAAGAAAGGCCTCAAGGTCTACTCGATCGCGCCTTTCGCCTCACGCGGCCTTGAAAAGATGTTCGGCACACTCATCGAAGCGGCCCCCGGCACTGAGGCCGAGGTGATCGAGGCGATGAGCACCGGGCACCCGGACCTAGGCAAATATGCCGACATTATGAGCAAGGACGCGATCATCCTTGTCGGTGAACGCCTCGCAGGCGTGACCGGCGCGCTATCGACAGTGCGTGCCTTCGCCGACAAAATCGGAGCCCGCCTGGCCTGGATTCCACGCCGTGCCGGAGAACGCAGCGCACTTGAAGCTGGAGCGTTGGGCTCTGTGCTTCCAGGTGGCCGCCCCATTCTGGAGAACATCGCCCGCTCCTTTGTCCAGAACGTCTGGCAGATCACGAAACTGCCAACCAACCCTGGACGCTCAACCGGCCAGATCCTCCGCGCCGCCGCTCACGGTGAACTCGATGCTCTCCTTGTTGGTGGGGTTGAGCTCGCTGACCTGCCAGAGACAGATGTGGCTCGTACCGCCATGGAACGTGCCTTCGTCGTCTCGCTGGAAATCCGCCGCAGCGACGTCACCGACCTTGCCGACGTGGTCTTCCCCGTATCGGCTATCGCAGAACGCAACGGCACCTTCGTCAACTGGGAAGGACGCCCGCGCCAAACACAGGCATCCCTGAACAGCCGACACATGGCAGACCACCGGGTGCTAGACATGCTCGCCACCGAAATGGGCCACGAAATCGGCACCGCTACTCTCGAACTGGTCCGCAACGAGCTAGCCGAGTTCGACCCGTGGAGCGGCCCCCGCGCACCATTCCCCGCCGTGGCACCCATCGGCCTGAACCGCATCCCTGCTGGCGACGCCATCCTCGCGACCTGGCGACAACTGCTCGACCTTGGCCGCATGCAGGACGGCGACCCCTTCCTCGCCGACACCGCCCGCGACACCGTCGCCCGACTATCGGCAGGAACCGCCAGCACCTTCGGAGTCACTGACGGCGACTACATCAAAATCTCCACCGACACCGGCTCCATCGAACTACCCCTCATCGTCACCGACATGGTCGACAACGTGGTCTGGGTTCCCGCTAACTCTGGCGGCTCCCAAGTCCACACCATGCTCGGCGCCAGCGCAGGAGACGTAGTCCACCTGGCCGCTGGCGAACCCAAATCCGCTGAGCCCACACCGGCCACAGCCGGAAAGGAAGGTGTGGCATGA
- a CDS encoding NADH-quinone oxidoreductase subunit D — MTTNTSENADVMRGDVRASGAASDNADGYLINAVGGDWDQLTQEAMEHSDERIVVNMGPQHPSTHGVLRLILELDGETVTEARVGIGYLHTGIEKTMEFRTWTQGVTLCTRMDYLTPLFQETTYCLGTERLLGIEDQITARASDIRVMMMELTRISSHFVAVATGGLELGATTVMEIGFRGRESCLRVIEAITGLRMNNGYIRPGGVAQDLPSNWQALLERELPELIRAEKELEDLTLENPILKGRYENVGVLDLAGCMALGVTGPILRSAGYPLDLRRADPYCGYENYDFDICVWDTADAYGRLRVRLNEIKESIKILRQCIDRLRATEGQPVMIADKKIAWPAQLSVGADGQGNSLEHIREIMGESMESLIHHFKIVTEGFRVPAGQAYRPVESPKGELGAYLASDGGTRPYRAHFRDPAFHNLQAAAVMIEGGYLADAVVALASIDPVLGGVDR, encoded by the coding sequence ATGACCACCAACACGAGTGAAAACGCTGACGTCATGCGCGGTGATGTGCGCGCTTCAGGTGCAGCGTCCGATAACGCTGACGGTTACCTCATCAACGCAGTCGGGGGTGACTGGGACCAGCTCACCCAAGAGGCCATGGAACACAGCGACGAACGCATCGTCGTCAACATGGGCCCGCAGCACCCCTCGACTCACGGCGTGCTGCGCCTGATTCTCGAACTCGATGGCGAAACAGTCACCGAAGCCCGCGTCGGGATCGGATACCTGCACACCGGTATCGAAAAAACAATGGAGTTCCGCACCTGGACACAGGGCGTGACGCTATGCACCCGCATGGACTACCTGACCCCACTGTTCCAGGAGACGACATACTGCCTGGGCACTGAGCGGCTCCTGGGGATCGAAGACCAAATCACCGCCCGCGCCAGCGACATCCGCGTGATGATGATGGAACTCACCCGGATCAGTTCACACTTTGTTGCTGTGGCCACCGGTGGGCTAGAGCTGGGTGCCACAACGGTCATGGAAATTGGTTTCCGTGGCCGTGAATCATGCCTGCGCGTCATCGAAGCCATCACTGGTCTGCGTATGAACAACGGCTACATCCGTCCCGGTGGTGTGGCTCAAGACCTCCCCAGTAACTGGCAGGCTCTCCTTGAACGCGAATTGCCAGAGCTGATCCGCGCAGAGAAAGAGCTCGAAGACCTCACCCTGGAAAACCCCATCCTCAAGGGGCGTTACGAAAACGTCGGCGTGCTCGACCTGGCCGGATGTATGGCATTGGGCGTCACTGGCCCCATCCTGCGCTCGGCTGGATACCCACTGGACCTGCGCCGCGCTGACCCGTACTGCGGTTATGAAAACTACGACTTCGACATCTGCGTATGGGACACCGCTGACGCATACGGTCGACTGCGCGTACGACTGAACGAAATCAAAGAATCCATCAAGATTCTGCGCCAATGCATCGACCGGCTACGCGCCACCGAAGGCCAGCCAGTCATGATCGCCGATAAAAAAATCGCGTGGCCTGCACAGCTGTCGGTTGGCGCTGACGGGCAAGGCAACAGCCTGGAACACATCCGCGAAATCATGGGCGAATCGATGGAATCGCTCATCCACCACTTCAAGATCGTCACCGAAGGGTTCCGGGTGCCCGCCGGTCAGGCTTACCGGCCCGTTGAGTCACCCAAGGGCGAACTCGGCGCCTACCTGGCCTCTGACGGAGGAACCCGCCCCTACCGGGCTCACTTCCGAGACCCTGCCTTCCACAACCTGCAAGCCGCCGCGGTGATGATCGAGGGCGGATACCTGGCGGACGCCGTTGTGGCGCTGGCCTCCATTGACCCGGTGCTGGGAGGAGTGGACCGATGA
- the nuoE gene encoding NADH-quinone oxidoreductase subunit NuoE, which produces MSKNWDQPNYGTQPATDDASWSEDTLAGLRADAAQILGRYPSKRSALLPLLHLVQSVDGYVSPEGIRFAAEMTELTPAEVSGVATFYSQYKRHPNGEYTVGVCTNTLCAVMGGDAIFDRVSEHLGIGHDETTEDGRITLERVECNAACDYAPVVMANWEFMDAQTPESAVAMVDDMRAGKEIRPTRGAAKVCSFKEVSRVLAGFPDGRADEGVGAGENSLRGLKYAKEHGWADTTSSKEGQA; this is translated from the coding sequence ATGAGTAAAAACTGGGACCAGCCGAACTACGGCACCCAACCTGCAACGGATGACGCAAGCTGGAGCGAGGACACCCTTGCTGGGCTGCGCGCCGATGCAGCGCAAATCCTTGGCCGCTACCCGAGTAAACGATCCGCGCTTCTGCCGCTGCTGCACCTGGTGCAAAGTGTCGACGGATACGTTTCACCCGAGGGGATCCGGTTCGCGGCCGAGATGACCGAACTCACCCCCGCCGAAGTCAGCGGCGTGGCCACCTTCTACTCACAGTACAAACGCCACCCCAACGGGGAGTACACCGTTGGTGTCTGTACCAACACGCTATGCGCTGTGATGGGCGGAGACGCCATCTTCGATCGCGTTTCTGAGCACTTGGGCATCGGTCACGACGAAACCACCGAAGATGGACGCATCACTCTTGAACGAGTCGAATGCAACGCGGCCTGCGACTATGCCCCCGTGGTGATGGCCAACTGGGAGTTCATGGACGCACAAACGCCCGAATCAGCTGTGGCCATGGTTGATGACATGCGCGCCGGTAAAGAAATCCGCCCCACTCGCGGCGCCGCAAAGGTGTGTTCCTTCAAAGAAGTGTCCCGCGTTTTGGCAGGATTCCCAGATGGGCGTGCTGATGAAGGAGTCGGCGCCGGAGAGAACTCGCTACGCGGTCTGAAATATGCCAAGGAACACGGCTGGGCAGACACGACCAGCTCTAAGGAAGGACAGGCATGA
- a CDS encoding NADH-quinone oxidoreductase subunit B, which translates to MTPYRAWADSKLPAGVQIGKLDQIGGFLLKHSMWPATFGLACCAIEMMMAGAPDYDIARYGMERFGATPRQADVMIVAGRVSQKFAPIVRQVWDQMPEPKWCISMGVCASSGGMFNNYAIVQGVDHIVPVDIYLPGCPPRPEMLFDAILKLHAQSLRTPHFSPATKRELARRIEEEAMAATPLSERKGLLA; encoded by the coding sequence ATGACGCCCTACCGGGCATGGGCCGATTCGAAACTGCCTGCGGGCGTGCAGATCGGCAAGCTGGACCAAATCGGTGGCTTCCTGCTGAAGCACTCAATGTGGCCTGCCACGTTCGGTTTGGCTTGTTGCGCTATCGAAATGATGATGGCTGGCGCCCCGGACTACGACATCGCCCGCTACGGGATGGAGCGCTTCGGCGCCACACCACGACAGGCCGACGTGATGATCGTCGCTGGTCGCGTGAGCCAAAAATTCGCGCCCATCGTCCGCCAGGTATGGGACCAGATGCCCGAGCCGAAATGGTGCATCTCCATGGGCGTGTGCGCCAGCTCCGGTGGCATGTTCAACAACTACGCGATCGTGCAAGGCGTGGACCACATCGTCCCGGTCGATATCTACCTACCAGGATGCCCACCTCGACCCGAGATGCTCTTCGACGCGATCCTCAAACTGCACGCGCAGAGCCTGCGCACCCCGCACTTCTCCCCAGCGACTAAACGCGAACTGGCTCGCCGTATCGAAGAAGAAGCAATGGCAGCCACACCACTATCCGAACGTAAGGGGCTGTTGGCATGA
- the nuoF gene encoding NADH-quinone oxidoreductase subunit NuoF, whose translation MSTQLTPVLSRYWDEPQSWTLETYQRHEGYEGLRKALALSREDLVQQAKDSGLRGRGGAGFPTGMKWGFLPPDDGGPRYLVVNADESEPGTCKDVPLMMATPHVLVEGMAITSYAINCHHAFIYLRGEVVHVYRRLMNAVQEAYAAGLLGKNIMGSGFDLDITVHAGAGAYICGEETALLDSLEGRRGQPRLKPPFPAVAGLYSRPTVVNNVETISQVAPIFLHGADWFAKFGTEKSKGVGIFSLSGHVTRPGQFEAPYGITMRELLTMAGGIRAGHELKFWTPGGSSTPLFTPEHLDVPLDYEQVSAAGSMLGTRALQVFDETVSVVKAVSRWIDFYAHESCGKCTPCREGTYWLQQIMTRLEKGQGQPGDIEKLEDIASNIAGRSFCALGDAAATPVLSGIKHFRDEFEMAMTTPVDVSFPPQRSVLFMKEGMSS comes from the coding sequence ATGAGTACACAACTCACCCCCGTCCTCTCGCGATACTGGGACGAACCACAGTCGTGGACGCTGGAAACATACCAGCGACATGAGGGATATGAGGGGCTGCGTAAAGCCCTCGCACTTAGCCGTGAAGACCTCGTTCAACAGGCGAAAGATTCCGGTCTACGTGGCCGTGGGGGAGCGGGGTTCCCCACAGGTATGAAATGGGGATTCCTGCCTCCTGATGACGGCGGCCCCCGCTACCTCGTGGTCAATGCGGACGAGTCCGAGCCAGGTACCTGCAAAGACGTGCCGCTCATGATGGCCACCCCCCACGTGCTCGTGGAAGGTATGGCGATCACCTCTTACGCCATTAACTGCCACCACGCGTTTATTTACCTGCGCGGTGAGGTCGTGCACGTTTACCGGCGCCTGATGAATGCTGTGCAAGAGGCCTACGCAGCCGGGCTGCTGGGCAAAAACATCATGGGCAGCGGTTTCGATCTCGACATCACTGTGCACGCCGGTGCTGGTGCTTACATCTGTGGTGAAGAAACAGCGCTGTTGGACTCCTTGGAAGGGCGCCGCGGACAACCCCGTCTCAAGCCCCCGTTCCCTGCGGTTGCTGGTCTGTACAGCCGCCCCACCGTGGTCAACAACGTGGAGACCATCAGCCAAGTGGCACCGATTTTCCTGCATGGGGCGGACTGGTTCGCCAAGTTCGGTACAGAGAAAAGCAAAGGTGTCGGTATCTTCAGCCTCTCTGGCCACGTCACCAGGCCAGGTCAGTTCGAAGCACCGTATGGCATCACCATGCGGGAACTACTCACCATGGCAGGTGGAATCCGCGCCGGTCACGAGCTGAAGTTCTGGACTCCTGGGGGCTCCTCGACACCACTGTTCACTCCCGAGCACCTCGATGTGCCGCTGGATTATGAACAGGTCTCGGCCGCTGGATCCATGCTGGGTACCCGTGCATTGCAGGTATTCGATGAGACTGTTTCGGTAGTGAAAGCGGTCTCCCGCTGGATCGACTTCTACGCCCACGAGTCATGCGGCAAATGCACCCCCTGCCGTGAAGGCACGTACTGGCTGCAACAGATCATGACGCGCCTGGAGAAAGGGCAAGGCCAGCCCGGCGACATCGAAAAGCTCGAAGACATCGCGAGCAACATCGCTGGCCGTTCTTTCTGCGCCCTCGGCGACGCCGCCGCCACACCGGTTCTGTCCGGCATCAAACACTTCCGCGACGAGTTCGAGATGGCCATGACCACCCCGGTTGACGTCTCGTTCCCGCCGCAGCGATCCGTTCTGTTCATGAAGGAGGGCATGTCCTCATGA
- a CDS encoding geranylgeranyl reductase family protein has protein sequence MSTAGENVDVIVVGAGPGGSTAAAYLASAGLDVVLLEKAAFPRDKICGDGLTPRAVRQLIDLGVPTRLEDGWIRNRGLRIIGGGHRLELDWPDDVPSFPSYGLTRARMNFDEMLARHAVGRGARLLERHNVTGPVLGADGRTVVGVEAKLMDESGRATRERVVFRAPVVIAADGNSSRLAISVGRERRDDRPMGVAVRTYFRTPRHDDDYMESWVELKVKENRDNPRSRDILLPGYGWIFPLGDGTANVGLGMLDSSPAFGKVDYKDVMQRWVASMPAEWEFTPETMTTPVRGAALPMAFNRSPLYEDGLLLIGDAGGMVSPFNGEGIDYAMESGRMAAEIVAQAIARPTAEQRNRVLSTYPDRMKAHLGGQFMLGTYFAALIGHPEVMRFGIKYGLPRTSLMKILLKVMANIREPHGGVRTDRVIEALTRLTPSA, from the coding sequence GTGAGTACGGCCGGTGAAAATGTTGATGTCATCGTTGTTGGGGCGGGCCCAGGGGGTTCGACCGCGGCAGCGTATTTGGCCTCGGCGGGGCTAGATGTAGTTCTGCTGGAGAAGGCAGCTTTTCCTCGGGACAAGATCTGCGGTGATGGGTTGACCCCCAGGGCGGTGCGTCAACTCATCGATTTGGGTGTGCCGACGCGGCTTGAGGATGGGTGGATTCGTAACCGCGGGTTGCGGATTATTGGTGGTGGGCATCGGTTGGAGCTGGATTGGCCTGATGATGTGCCGTCTTTTCCTTCGTATGGGTTGACGCGGGCGCGCATGAATTTTGATGAGATGCTGGCTCGCCACGCTGTGGGACGGGGTGCGCGTCTTCTAGAGCGGCATAACGTGACTGGCCCGGTGCTTGGCGCTGATGGGCGCACGGTGGTGGGTGTTGAAGCTAAGTTGATGGATGAGTCGGGGCGGGCCACGCGGGAGCGGGTGGTGTTCCGGGCGCCGGTTGTGATCGCTGCTGATGGCAATAGCAGCCGTTTGGCGATTTCGGTGGGGCGTGAGCGTCGTGATGACCGGCCGATGGGGGTGGCGGTGCGTACGTATTTCCGCACTCCTCGCCATGACGACGACTACATGGAGTCTTGGGTTGAGCTGAAGGTGAAAGAAAACCGCGACAACCCGCGTAGCCGGGACATTTTGTTGCCGGGGTATGGGTGGATTTTTCCCTTGGGAGACGGAACCGCGAATGTGGGGTTGGGGATGCTGGATTCTTCCCCAGCGTTCGGGAAAGTCGACTACAAAGATGTGATGCAGCGCTGGGTGGCCAGCATGCCTGCTGAATGGGAGTTCACTCCTGAGACGATGACGACCCCGGTGCGAGGCGCGGCGTTACCGATGGCGTTTAACCGGTCGCCGTTGTATGAGGACGGTCTGCTGCTTATCGGTGATGCCGGTGGGATGGTGAGCCCGTTCAACGGTGAAGGAATTGACTATGCGATGGAGTCTGGTCGCATGGCTGCGGAGATAGTTGCGCAAGCTATCGCGCGTCCTACCGCTGAGCAACGTAACCGGGTGCTCTCTACTTACCCTGACCGGATGAAAGCTCATCTGGGAGGGCAGTTCATGCTCGGAACATACTTCGCTGCCCTGATCGGACACCCCGAAGTGATGCGTTTCGGTATCAAATATGGGCTGCCGCGAACCTCCTTGATGAAGATCTTGTTGAAGGTCATGGCCAATATTCGTGAACCTCACGGGGGTGTACGTACCGACCGCGTCATTGAAGCTTTGACGCGATTGACGCCTTCGGCATGA
- the nuoH gene encoding NADH-quinone oxidoreductase subunit NuoH, whose protein sequence is MPGLALQAGALHALEQPVADFSDTPLWMSFIKALMIFVYLLLQVVVVIWAERRVLGFMQQRPGPNRFGPLGVLQTLADGFKLVWKETIVPAAADKKTYYLAPIIAGSCCFIAFSVIPIGGTVEVFGFTTPLQLTDSAVSSLLVLAAAGISAYAFVLAGWSSGSPYPLLGGIRSTAQVVSYEIAMGLSLIAVFLYAGSMSTSSIVAAQQNVWFIIPAIFSFVVYSITMVGETNRLPFDLAEGEGELVGGYHTEYAGMGFGMFFLGEYVNMFTAAGLATTLFLGGPAAPPGIAAIGDGYFNTGWWGVLWFTIKIWLFIFYFFWLRGSLPRVRYDQFMTFGWKILIPATILWVLAVAFLRAAQRNFLGENTMLATTVVVAVVAVLALGAAWMWDVRRAEQTQRQTPPAEIDPFAGGYPVPPLPGQRLREPARTSTPDPSLTAGTRGTETPSDNPRQEA, encoded by the coding sequence ATGCCCGGTCTCGCGCTCCAGGCCGGTGCGCTGCACGCGCTCGAACAGCCCGTGGCTGACTTCAGCGACACCCCCTTGTGGATGTCGTTCATCAAAGCTTTGATGATCTTCGTCTACTTGCTGCTGCAAGTTGTCGTCGTGATTTGGGCCGAGCGACGTGTCCTGGGTTTCATGCAGCAACGCCCCGGCCCCAACAGATTCGGGCCGCTGGGAGTACTGCAAACCCTCGCCGACGGTTTCAAACTTGTGTGGAAAGAAACCATCGTTCCCGCAGCCGCCGACAAAAAGACCTACTACCTCGCTCCCATCATCGCCGGATCCTGCTGCTTCATCGCGTTCTCTGTGATCCCGATTGGTGGCACTGTCGAGGTCTTCGGATTCACCACACCGCTACAACTGACTGACTCGGCGGTTTCCTCCCTGCTTGTCCTGGCTGCCGCTGGCATCTCTGCTTACGCATTCGTGCTAGCGGGGTGGAGCTCTGGGTCCCCATACCCCCTGTTGGGTGGTATCCGCTCCACAGCTCAGGTCGTCTCCTACGAGATCGCGATGGGGCTATCCCTCATTGCTGTGTTCCTCTACGCAGGGTCAATGTCGACCTCATCCATCGTGGCGGCGCAGCAGAACGTCTGGTTCATCATCCCGGCGATCTTCTCGTTCGTCGTGTACTCGATCACGATGGTTGGCGAAACAAACCGTCTACCCTTCGACCTTGCTGAAGGTGAAGGTGAACTCGTCGGTGGCTACCACACCGAATACGCCGGCATGGGGTTCGGGATGTTCTTCCTGGGCGAGTACGTCAACATGTTCACCGCCGCAGGACTGGCTACCACCTTGTTCCTCGGCGGGCCAGCAGCACCTCCCGGAATCGCTGCGATTGGTGACGGCTACTTCAACACTGGCTGGTGGGGAGTGCTCTGGTTCACCATCAAAATTTGGCTCTTCATCTTCTACTTCTTCTGGCTGCGTGGCTCCCTGCCCCGCGTCCGGTATGACCAATTCATGACCTTCGGGTGGAAGATCCTTATCCCCGCCACCATTCTGTGGGTCCTTGCAGTGGCGTTCCTACGCGCCGCCCAGCGCAACTTCCTCGGCGAGAACACCATGCTCGCCACCACAGTGGTGGTCGCGGTCGTTGCGGTGCTGGCACTAGGCGCTGCCTGGATGTGGGACGTCAGACGAGCCGAACAAACCCAGCGCCAAACCCCACCTGCGGAGATCGACCCCTTCGCTGGTGGATACCCCGTCCCGCCGCTGCCTGGACAGCGACTACGCGAACCCGCTCGCACCAGCACCCCGGACCCCAGCCTCACCGCTGGCACCCGCGGCACTGAAACACCCTCCGACAATCCTCGACAGGAGGCATGA